GAGGACTACTGTTACCGTAACCATAGTTGCCTCCGAGGGCGCTACGTCTAACTGTGCGAATACCTCTGATGTTAAAGGAGCCGCCAGTCCAGGCTTCGTCCCTGGGGTTGCCGTCTAAAAGTCCCTCAAATCTGCCTTCGCCAAGGCCACGAGGATCACCGTGCGCGCCCGTAAGGTCCTGGAAATTGCGGGGCGTCGCGTTGCCGGGCAGTACCCGCCTGCAGTTAGGGCACGACTTGTTCGACTTCAGCCAGCTCAGCACGCACTTCTTGTGGAAAACGTGCCCGCAGCTAAGTCTCTTCGCGTTGAGATTGTTTTCCGGGGAAATGGTTTCGCAGCAAACTGTGCAGAACTCCCTTCTTGTGATTGAATTCGGGGTCAGAACGGCACCGCTGCCACCGTGATCACCCTTGCTAAAATCGACGTTCCTGTAAACCACTGGCCCATTGGCCGGAGTGCTATCGCCATTGTTGCTGTGGATGCTGTGCCTCTGGTGCGCACTCTCTGCGGTGCGACACACAGTGCCACCGCCGTTGGTGCCACTGACGCTGTTGAGCAGGCTTCCGCAGTAGCTCGTGTTATTCAGGCTCGTCGCCAGACTGTTGTTCAGACTGGTGTTGAGGCTTGTGTTCAGACTGCTTGCCGCAGAGTCGTTCGGGTATATTCTGTCCAGCGAGTTCAGGTCCAGGTCCGACACGAAGCAAAGCAGCAGGTTCTCCCGGTAACAGGGCGCACTCCTCCTCACAATCTCAACCCTTTCCGGAGACAGTATGTCCATCAACTTCGTGTTCACCGGCTCTAAACGCAACAATTAGTCTTTGCAACTCGTCAATCGCTATCTACTGATTCGTTCTACTAGTTCCTATCCACTTAATCGTATGCACTAATCGGTATCTACCAGTTACTACTATCCACCTATCACTATATACTAATTCGTACCTCCTATTTCTATTCTCGTCTTCTCGTCCACCCTTCCATATTTGGGGCATGAAATCGACCTCATCCATCCCATGAATGAGCCGTAATCGCCATCCACATCGTTTTCCCAAGTGCTAAACATGTTCTGGGAGACGTTCGTGATTCTAAACTGGATGCCTGAGAAGTAGAACGAGTCTCCCAGCCTGTGGAGCTTAAACGAGTTTAGCCTGAAATACGGCCTAACGCATTCTTCCAACAAGTTATATCTGTAGTTCACTGGCAGCGTGTCCTTTAACGGCGACACTGTGATCTTATCGTACGAGTCATAGGGGTCGAATCCTAAGTATATTTCCTGCAAAGCGTTAAAGGCTGCCTcattagtatatatattgtgCACACATTCACTAAAATTAGGACTAGTAGTACTATTAATTAGTATAAACTGGTAAACCTACTGTGTTCTCATCGATGTACCCTGGCTTGTTGTTCGGCTCTATTGAGCTCGTGAAGAACTTTAAGTCCCCTATAACTTGGCAGTTTCCGTAGAAGTAGAATCGCGGCACCTCCAGGAGGTGAATTAGGTACTTGTGAAACAGGTTCGAGAACAGCAGGCTGATGAGGATGCTGTAGCCTTGCGAGTCGACATCGCTGTCGTTCCCATAAGCATAATCTTCCCCTACAATGACCCCATTTCGGTTACTTTGGATGGGGTGGTAGTGGTGCGAACTGGCACTGAAGGTGCTGTCAACTTCTGCATCGCAGCTACTGTTTAGGAGATGTAGCTTTAGCGACGAGTTCGGCTTACTTTTTGACTTAATTCCCCGTATTTTAAAGGGTCCGTAGTACAGGTGGCCTGTCTGAAGATGGTCTATAATTCTATCCAAACAATAGTCTGTGTTACAAACCACAGGGCTGCCAGCGTTCACCGGTTTCTGGGAGTCAATCTGCGATGGTTTAGAGTCGCCCTTGGCTTTCCCATTGTTTACAGCGTCGTTTGACGTTGCAATGGGACCATTAGTGTTACTCAGTATAAGATGCACATATTGCTTCAGTCTCGTGTAATTCTTAATGTCCCAAAGCAGCTGTATCTTGTTGATGGGCTTTATGCCCTCCTCGACGTAGAAAATTGTGTCGTCCGAGAGGTGGCCCCCCACCGGAtcacatttaattattatcgCTATAATCCCCTCCAAGTCTAGCCTCAGGCCTTCCGtaacatatttgttattctttttatacAGAAACAAAGTCTGAGTGATCAGCTCCCTGGTATTCACGCTGTTTGTGCCAATATGCAGCCTTCTAACGTAGGTAACACCGTCGCCATCGCCGTTACAGTCCCTGTTCACACCATTCCCACTTATTAACTTATTTGTTATAGCTTTTCTTTCATTGTTGCCATTAACATTGTCATCGAAACTAGGTGTTCTATGGTCTGAATGATCCACACTGTCTGGTTTATCTAAAAGCAGAAATTTATATCCATccattaaaaataatataaatagacATTCATATGCATCCTGCAACTAATTGTTAATAATCGTATGTGATTATTAACTGACGTGGCAACATTTATGTGAACATCTAATAATGATGTcgtaataaattaatagatCCAGAACTAATTCATGAATAGAATTAACGGATATGTTAATAATGGTATTTgaaacaatatatatgaattaaaagcaaatgtgtagatacatattgatataaaagaataaatcAGTTATAGCCCAACTTGTTATTACAATGTGAATAATAATCATTcctaattaatatatagtttatttcATAGTTTATATGtcaatttgtaaatatagttGAATTGGTCTGTACTATATCgattagtttatatataaatctaATATGAGAATCCTACAAGTAATTGCAGGGTTTTGTATGGTCACGTTCCCCTATTTCCTGCTATATTTCAAATTCGGACTGTATGTAATAAGTAGCTATACATTTACGTAATTTGTAACACCTGATAGGGAAGCCGTATGTTAATACTTGCAATACAGGAAGGATAACTCGAATAATTCGCACATATTCAGATCGACGTTGTTCTATTCCTTAGTTTCAGTGGCTTTGAAAGTAACTAGTAATAGCTAAATAAGATGATAGTGAGGATGAGAAGCTGTTTTGGCGCAGAGAACATGAATATAATGAACTTTAGGTGCTGCTAATGGCAACTGGAGTGCCAGAGTTGCTGGCCAAATTTTTACTACCAGAGGTATTTGAGAATAGCATTAACATTGCACAAAACTTAACCAAATGTGTTAACCTTAACGTAGAAACTGGTGTTGGCGCTGCTGGAAACAGTTTCGTTGGTCGGAATTAAGTTCGCACTGACGTCAAAGTAGTAACATAACTATTTCTAGTACAAACGATAGATAATTAGATAATTCCAAGggtattttcattatataaGGCTATTAAGCTGTGTATAACGACGATAGTGTGTAAGTGTGGTGATTCCATTGTGCTGGCACTATAGCCCTATGGAATCACGaggattaaaaaaaatggtTTAATCCGGGGAATTGACGTCGGCCCAGCCTGACGAAGAGGTTACATATTCACTAATCTTCTAATAGGGCCAGCCTGAGCGCAAAATCATCGCACAGAATAATCGCAGTTGGAATGTGGTGGTCGTTCGTAAACAATTTCGTAAGATGCCTCTCCACAGTGTGGAAGGTACACAAGTCGTTGGACTACACAAACaagttcttcttcttctcgcTCAACGCGAACCTGAGTGTGGTGGCAAGCCTGTGTGCATCATGCCTAGTGACAATGTACCTAAAGAACGGAAGGGCAGAACGAGAGCTGTGTGCACTGGTGGGAGCATACATAATGTTGTTCCCAGTACTGCAAGTGTAAGTAGCTTAAATGGTGTATGAGGGCCAAAAACAACgacaaatacaaacacacaCCTTAGTAGATATGGCAGATAGAATATCTAAGTTGCGTCGAGAGAAtctgaaattaataatgaCGTAGATTCGCCTTCAACGAGGAATCCGATGTTAATATGACAAACATAGTCGTATTCGTGGTTCAGGCAGTGTCGGGAGTAGGATTTGCATATTTCGTCAAGCACCACTATAACAgcaaatacacaaataagccgaaaaaataaagaaaaaattagtaaaataagCGGTAATAGGACCTAGATAGTGACCTTGACCGAATTTTAGAAAGGGAACAGAGGTGTTGGTGTGTATCCCAACATTCTTCCACTCATTATATGTCTATTCAGATCCAGCTCATCATATTGAGCTATTTAATATCTTTCGGAAATCTTCATAACTATAACTTTAATCTGAACACATATAAAAGAGACTTCATCCCAATGAACAAGACCTTTAAGTCAGCCCTCGTTGCAGTGGTATACGACAATAAGATACACGAATAAGTAGATAGATAGCTAAGAAGCATCATCaattgataataaaaacataacttgattgataaattatatgaATAAACCTAAAAAATAGTACATTTGGGACCATAACCCCAACTTAAATAGAATagtgaataaaatgagtCAAACACATAAAGTGTTCATAAAATATAGGCCGATGGCACGGAGGACATCGAGTTCGTGACATTGGTCGATGTTTTGCGGAGAGCAGGAGTGTCAGTGGTGGTTGGATCAGTGTCCGAGTCGCTGAATCTGGTGATGGCCCACGGCACTAAGATAGTCGCAGACGACAAGGTGGCAAACCTGACGCAGAAAGTATTTGACCTGATAGCAGTTCCAGGAGGACTGGTGGGAGCGGTAGGTCGTAGGTATAAGTGGGAAACGAAGTGCTGTTCCACAGCCTCTTCGTTTTCCCAACTAAATATGGGTCGTTTCACTGAGTATTTAAGTGTTAAAGTGCTTAGATAGGTATGCAATATTTGTGTGAACGTTAATGGAGCTAATTAATTAACCACACATAAATTGAACGCAGACCAACTTTTACAACTCGGCCGCCCTCATCTCGATGCTCAAGGATCAAAAACAAAGCGGCAGGCTCTACGCGGCAATTTGTGCAAGTCCCGCCCTTGTCCTTGGCGATGCAGGATTGCTAGATGACCATACAGGTGCTGTGTGTTTTCCTGGCTTCGAACACAAGCTAGTCAAAAGGGGACACGGAAGAGTCTACCACGAGAGGAACTGCGGTATTTCTAAGTTACACGCATACCAGATAGTTTAATACTTAAGTAGGATTAGATAGTTAGAGGAAAAGGATGAAGGGAatggaaggagaaggaaatgaCCAAAGATACAAAGACAACTGAATGAGTCGCCGAACTTTTGACCAAGTTCACCAATTCACAACCCGGTTTCCATTGACTCCCCAACTCCTGGATCATTTTTTTACAAGGCTACTACCAGAATTTTAAAGAGAACAACGCCATAAAGTCAATGACACCTAAGTCGAATACCATGTCACTGCAACTTAGGTCTAGAGTACATTCCTACCCTTTCCAAGGACGAAGATATGCTCGTTCGATACATAAAAGCCCTGTAAGACAAGAATTTTGACTTAGGAAATGAATAACCAAATGTGACGTAGAGGTAAAAACAACTTTGTGAGGATTTCATTAGAAAGAAAGGTCAGAGTGTAATAATGAAGAATATGTGAAGAAACCAGTTCtttttgtgtaaaatatgccGTTCGTTGTCCTTAAAGCAACGGATACCTCAAACACTTATGGACGAAGTAAAGCAAGAATCAATAAGCAACTGTATATTAATTGTTACATTTTTAGAAGGTACCAACACACACCTATGGAACGCTTATATCCCGAGGatataacaatatataagGAGTATAAAGCCGGAATAGGTAATGCTGTTGTTCTAAAGACAATTATCAGTAATCGTCCTTATAGAATAGCACACCTCGTTAAAGCCCATGTGTATTATAACAGATATGAGAATAAAACACCTTTATTACTGGTTCTGTTCTTTGATGGCCATCAAAACGCCATTAATAGGTACTATGTCCGTTCAGATTTTGATGAAGATATAAGAAGATGGATTAAAAAAGGGATAGACACTCTGAGACCATTGGAAAGCGATGAtattgaaaatgaaatattgCAACCGCTTCTTAAGGAGAATGACAGAATTTCTGACCTGTTGACATACCAAGTAGACAAAACTACGAGTAAAGATAGTGAAACGTATAATGGTAATAAGattcaaattattaaacGCGAAAATGACCCTAGTCCTGGATTTAagaaatacacacacattccAGTAGGTAAGTACGCTAAACATAAAGCTTGTGTGCTTTGCAACAGTcaagttttattttactggAATACGAGTGACC
The sequence above is a segment of the Theileria orientalis strain Shintoku DNA, chromosome 3, complete genome genome. Coding sequences within it:
- a CDS encoding 4-methyl-5(b-hydroxyethyl)-thiazol monophosphate biosynthesis enzyme, which produces MSIQIQLIILSYLISFGNLHNYNFNLNTYKRDFIPMNKTFKSALVAVADGTEDIEFVTLVDVLRRAGVSVVVGSVSESLNLVMAHGTKIVADDKVANLTQKVFDLIAVPGGLVGATNFYNSAALISMLKDQKQSGRLYAAICASPALVLGDAGLLDDHTGAVCFPGFEHKLVKRGHGRVYHERNCGYYQNFKENNAIKSMTPKSNTMSLQLRSRVHSYPFQGRRYARSIHKSPKERSECNNEEYVKKPVLFV
- a CDS encoding uncharacterized protein (zinc finger, RING-type domain containing protein), whose translation is MDGYKFLLLDKPDSVDHSDHRTPSFDDNVNGNNERKAITNKLISGNGVNRDCNGDGDGVTYVRRLHIGTNSVNTRELITQTLFLYKKNNKYVTEGLRLDLEGIIAIIIKCDPVGGHLSDDTIFYVEEGIKPINKIQLLWDIKNYTRLKQYVHLILSNTNGPIATSNDAVNNGKAKGDSKPSQIDSQKPVNAGSPVVCNTDYCLDRIIDHLQTGHLYYGPFKIRGIKSKSKPNSSLKLHLLNSSCDAEVDSTFSASSHHYHPIQSNRNGVIVGEDYAYGNDSDVDSQGYSILISLLFSNLFHKYLIHLLEVPRFYFYGNCQVIGDLKFFTSSIEPNNKPGYIDENTAAFNALQEIYLGFDPYDSYDKITVSPLKDTLPVNYRYNLLEECVRPYFRLNSFKLHRLGDSFYFSGIQFRITNVSQNMFSTWENDVDGDYGSFMGWMRSISCPKYGRVDEKTRIEIGEPVNTKLMDILSPERVEIVRRSAPCYRENLLLCFVSDLDLNSLDRIYPNDSAASSLNTSLNTSLNNSLATSLNNTSYCGSLLNSVSGTNGGGTVCRTAESAHQRHSIHSNNGDSTPANGPVVYRNVDFSKGDHGGSGAVLTPNSITRREFCTVCCETISPENNLNAKRLSCGHVFHKKCVLSWLKSNKSCPNCRRVLPGNATPRNFQDLTGAHGDPRGLGEGRFEGLLDGNPRDEAWTGGSFNIRGIRTVRRSALGGNYGYGNSSPPASSTCSGSVFGNLFPVISVNSGRCVSDGDSAHVNRNSVDSTMFQGAHAKILSIWSESNSDNAPTAAENTHTDATVDCRDPFRSGFTSASNSGDFSGYLVGNLPAYSTRESVDDIFKQYEDFENFSANRFNGSSRKSSTEDTYCRDWEAEYANVAAHVNGVASKSRNGCAKETDALVNWRIMVNRSLINTHSVSTAFFADATSGPSLDITDLNSSDDSNPESDLEEYFNTLTS